Genomic window (Lewinellaceae bacterium):
AGTTAGTCGAGTATGACTAAAAAATCTTTGTAAATCTTCCCCAACATCATCAAAATCATGATACTGAGGTTGCCCATTGGGTTCGAGGAAAAGTTCCTTTGTTTTAGACCATATATACTCACAACATAAATATTCATAAAGTGATTTATGGAGAAATTCAATTGCGTAATGGTATTTATCGCCTTCTTCAGAATCATCATCTTGATCTTTTCGTCTTTCTTTTAGGTAAAAAGAGGTCAAAACATCTTTCAGAATTTTGCCAAACTCCTCCTGCGTTATTTCGTTTGTTAAGAATTTTTGAATGAAAGCCTTAGTTTCTTTGAATCCCTCAATCTCATTACGGATGAGATAATTTCGGTCGGATTGGTATATTTTAAATGCCAAGAAAGCTAGGTAAAAGCGTAAATCCTCAGGTTTAAAATTGTCCTTCTTGTATTTAAGGAGACGCCCATCCTTAGCCCATTTTCGATCCAAAACCGCCTTGAAAAGATGTTGATAGACCTTTGCCCTGGAATCTACCGATTCTAAGTCGATTCCTGAAATTAGTATCATCTGCAACAAAATGGGTAATTCAATCAACTCTCTAATGTGATCATACATTCTGTCTTTATTGACAAAATCCAAAAAACCGGGATCAATGCTAATCGGCTCACTTCTCTGTGCTACAAACCGCTTCACGAGTTCTTTCTGCTGATCGACATTTAGTGTCGCTAGGCTAAGTATAAGAGCATCAATATTGTCCAGCCGGCTTGTTTCTATGTAGTTAAACCGGGAGGTAATTACAATGAATAGGTTCTTGTACTTATTTAACATCCGGCGACATCCAAGCAAAAATTCATGAACTTCATTATCCGATAAGCCTTGTGACATATACAACTCATCCAGGCCATCCAATAGAAGTAAGGTTGTTGTAGAACCATCTTCCCAAAAAGAAGATGCTCCAAGTTGCTCTGGCAACAGAGTTGATAATTCTTTTCTGGGGTTAAGAACGACTTCCCTATCGGCGTCCCGAAGACGAACCATGAAAACTTCTCCGGAGAATTCAGGCCTATCTAAAAGATCATAAGCGGTTCGAAAACAAAAAGATGTCTTGCCATGCCCCGGCTGCCCAAATAATATGAGCATCCGACTTGTTTCTAACTCTATATTTATAGCGCTAGACTGCCTTGCATTGATAAAGCATTCATTAAAGTAATGGTGAATCGAATTCTTGTATTCAGTAGGAATGAAGTGTTCTTGAATTGGAACACTTTTTTTAAACCTAAGATTATCCCGTTGTTCTTGGGGGAGTAATTTGTCAAGTATCAAAAAACCTGGCTCAATATAAACATCAGGCAAAGCGACATCTGGCTCGCCTAAAACGGCACAATTATACTCCAGTCGTAATTCTGCTCGATAACGCTGCCGGTACATTAGGCGGCTCTGCTGCTCTATAGTAGGGTCGTATATCCATTTGTTCAATTCATTGTATCTGCCTCTTCTAAGTTCCTCAAATAGCGCATATCCAAAAAAATAGGGAAACTCCGCAGCGATACTTCTCGCGCGCGTATCTGCCATATCAAAAGTCTCCTTGAGCCATTCATAATAATATTTTTTAAAATCCTCTAACAGAGGTAGCTTGTCTGGTTTTTTCAAATCCTTGATATGGAGTTGATACTCTTTGTCTTTTAATTGCTGAAAAGCATGATGATTGATCTCTCTTTTTTGGTAATAGAACCGGTTATTCTCATCAATTTGCACTTGTTCTATTTCCTGCCTAATTTGCCATCTGCAGCCTTCTATGATGCTTCTTGCAACCAAGGAAAAAGCCTCTCTTGATTTATTGCTCTTAAATTGAATGATTTTGGTCGAGGTCAATAAAGTGTTAAGGCTTAGCTTTCCTTGCCCTTTATCATAAATGCCACTAATAGTAGCATCTAAAATTTCCCTTCCACCGAATTTAAGCTCTAAGGGATCTTTTGAAATATTGGTTTCTTCGGGGTCTTTCATATGGTGGCTCATTTTATCGAATTTATGCCCATTTAGTAGGAAGCTACCCAATCTTTACCTTCACTTGGTTTCTGCATTGCCAATTGTCTTGAATTCTGATGACGATCAGTGAAGTATTGGTTCCTAAAGATAAAAAAGGATGATTGCAGTCCAGTAAGAAGAAAGTTAGAGTTTTTTTCAGAACAATGGGTAGATGGAGGTGCGAAGGAGAGCTTCAAAGGCAACTTATATCCACTAATCCACTTTGTTATTTGAAATAGAGTTAGGCGCTAGGAAAGAATAAACTGTCCATTCTGGCTTGTCCTTTTTGCGCCATGCTGCGTTGCTCATCACTCAGGTAGCTTTGGCTATCCTCGATCTTCGCGCCTTGCCTGGCACAAAAATTACTGCCCCATAATTGAACACTTTACTCTTTCCTAGCGCCTTACCTCTTCATCCCTCTCAAATGCTCCAGCACCATCCCACGCAGCTCCAGCTCCCCCATCTTATCATATTGCTCAATCGTCCATTTCT
Coding sequences:
- a CDS encoding pentapeptide repeat-containing protein, which gives rise to MKDPEETNISKDPLELKFGGREILDATISGIYDKGQGKLSLNTLLTSTKIIQFKSNKSREAFSLVARSIIEGCRWQIRQEIEQVQIDENNRFYYQKREINHHAFQQLKDKEYQLHIKDLKKPDKLPLLEDFKKYYYEWLKETFDMADTRARSIAAEFPYFFGYALFEELRRGRYNELNKWIYDPTIEQQSRLMYRQRYRAELRLEYNCAVLGEPDVALPDVYIEPGFLILDKLLPQEQRDNLRFKKSVPIQEHFIPTEYKNSIHHYFNECFINARQSSAINIELETSRMLILFGQPGHGKTSFCFRTAYDLLDRPEFSGEVFMVRLRDADREVVLNPRKELSTLLPEQLGASSFWEDGSTTTLLLLDGLDELYMSQGLSDNEVHEFLLGCRRMLNKYKNLFIVITSRFNYIETSRLDNIDALILSLATLNVDQQKELVKRFVAQRSEPISIDPGFLDFVNKDRMYDHIRELIELPILLQMILISGIDLESVDSRAKVYQHLFKAVLDRKWAKDGRLLKYKKDNFKPEDLRFYLAFLAFKIYQSDRNYLIRNEIEGFKETKAFIQKFLTNEITQEEFGKILKDVLTSFYLKERRKDQDDDSEEGDKYHYAIEFLHKSLYEYLCCEYIWSKTKELFLEPNGQPQYHDFDDVGEDLQRFFSHTRLTDETLDYLYEIMDADTGCHKSLQEAMNFSLPSLLKHGFIYQYPLHNDKIPQKYPPDQQALHIFHGYWAIFGHLRYYEIKFGAFFDTGWQEFMRGQRSLIDEQTCVNQFREECSSLIRYESNSPFSKITFFQKLEDEIVNFPKWLKTLLAEGEISQQPNFQNWLRRHQFVHSNQDLRPAFLEEETAITLNMFLRYLRQIGTDRLSTRIKLSLAALKDVDLTNFLSPGLVAPGANLHYAHLRGVDLRGANLKGVNFNGAYLRSAFLSGTSFRYASLRSAYLIGADLSGADLRDADLNSAILHRADLRGAFLRGAQLFYATLGGANLSEADLRDTSFRDADLRGADLHFADLFNADFSGADLYGVSLEGACVLQPNWLETLEVDHKDWLLNMFKVNPEKQILKRIDGELEGYMIEKRGSGI